A stretch of DNA from Gasterosteus aculeatus chromosome 7, fGasAcu3.hap1.1, whole genome shotgun sequence:
TGAAGTCGATTAGCACCTCCGTGGTGTTTCCTCCCTCCAGGGCCTCGTAGCAACCGTTTAGCCTGGAGAGTAACCAGATAGACTGACTTAATGATTCAGAAGTTGCCGCTCTTCTCCCTTCCCCAATCCGTCACTCGGCAGGTGTTGGTTTGTGGTAGAACTCCATGCTTAGGGTGTCTCCGTGGTAGGGCAGAGGACTGGGAGTAGACTGTGTCCTCGAGAGGGGAGGACGGCGTCTGCGATTCTAGAGTCCTTACTTGGCGTAGGCCTTCTCCAGCAGGGCGCTCCAAAACTCCCGTGGTGTGGCCGAGCGGCAGAAGAGCAGCACTCCGTCCGCGCTGACCGGCAGGCGGTCGTCCACAACGACGTCCGTCCACCGGCCGAGTCTCCAGAACCGGAAATGAAAGATGCCCGCGTACTGGTCGGGATGCTTCGGATTCCAGTCCTGGCCCACGTGGTCCGGGATCACCTGGGAGGAGTTGAAGAGGGAGACGGGATGAAGCCACgaaggaagggaaggaggagggattggggggggggggcggcggaggaGCACAGATACTCAACCTTCTTCCACAGCGATGGCTCAGATGCTAAGCAGGAAATGGCCGCCACCATCCAGCAGTTACCCAGACTGCCTTGGTGCAGGTCCCGAGTGCTGATGCCATCAACAAACAGACGGGGGTCTTTACATATCTCCTGTGGTGTGTTTAGAAGGGACAGACTTCaggtttcttttaaagaaagacacaTTAAACCAATAGATTTTTTGGGGTGCTTATTTCTAAATCGTTTTACCTCTTTCACCAGGCATACTCGATCAATTGTTGACATGTAAATACCGATTATAAAGCAGCTTTAAACAAACTTTGGTAAAGTAGGTAAATCCTGTCTGTGTGGATCCGTCGATCTCAGTTTGGACCGAGTCAGGTGACACAAGAGGTGCTGCTGGAGACATGAGGGGAAACTTACACGCTCGGTGGTCCTAAACTCGTTAAAAGTAACTCCGGACAAGATATGAACCTCCCCTGTGATGATATCAACTTCagtttctgtgagtgtgtgtgcgtgtcagcaGAAGGAGGCGACAGATGTCACCCTATCATCGGACTCCCTGTTGATACACGCTTAAAATACCTCAGTGCAGCACTAGGAACACAATCCCATTACCCCTCTCTTTTTCAGCCCTGAATCAACAAATGAATCACTGGCACAGTCTCACGTTCAGAGCACAGAAGGTTCAGCACTCACACCGAAAGAACTTCATGAACTACTGAACAAAATGCACAGCTTTTATGAAAATTTAGCTTAATTGGGTGTATTAAGATTCTGCAGCTCTTGAAAATTCATCATAAATTGCTTGTCAAAAATTGAAAAAGGCATCGGCCAGTTTAAAAAGCTTTCAGTTTTATACATCTGGAGtgtttttgcatattttttcCCACCTGCAGAGACAGCTACAACTTATTTTTTGTAATTGCGTAGTCCGTCAGTCAGTTTTGCAGTTCACATAATGGTTGATTTTCCACgaacttttttttataatcaactggaaaattgtttaaataaaaattatTTGATGCATATAATGGATGACTGTCTGctttgttggtgctgctggttTTCAATCATTCTTTCACTGGTGTGACTGTGAgataaatgtcaaatgtcacGGTCTTTAGAAGGATTACATTTATTCTGCTGAAGAAATACCAAAACTAACATACATTTTTGTCTTTGCTTATAAGGGAggacaaaaataattgtatatACAGCTGTGTTTCTGACATAATGCTTATTTTGACTCATTGTGCAGCATCTATCACATTGTTTATTCTGTATTATGATCCTCTTTGTTTCGATACGCACAATCCATTTCCTAACCAGTCCAttgaatttagtttttttggccAGTGACACCGGACAATTTATAATCCAACCTTGACTTCAACCTCGCATTTCATCGCCGCCATTAAAAGGTTGCTTGGCTTGCTGTAGCAACAATAAACACTGTTACTTATACACGGCTACACCCGTCTCAACACTGTGCTAAAAACTCCCGGGCTATTTAAATTGGCTGCTGCTTTTTCTAAACTCAGCTCGCACACCAATGGCGTGCTCCATCGCCACTCGAGGCCTCCTCGCCTGACGCCTCTCCCGTAATAGAAAGTACTTTAATGAGCTCTAATCTGATGGAAGCGAGGCGCGCTGATCCGCGCCACTCGATTTAGAcgacggaggagaggagatatatttaaagaataacttctgttgttgttttcaactgGCCTGAGCTACGAACATGTGGCGGTAAAGAAGAAAAACGGTCATTCAGGAGGCCGCTCGGTACGATTCGGAGGGAAAGAGCCTCTGCCCTCGTGTCACGCTCACCCTCGGCCTCCTCCAGGTCAGTCCCGGCGGCGGCTCCCTCTTGTAGAAGAGGGACTGTGCGGTGGCGGGGAACAGGGGGTCCTTGAAGAGCGCGCCGCGACGCAAGCAGGACCGCCTCAGCGAGTGAAAGCTTTGACCCTGGTAACTGCTCACTCGCTCGGGCATTGCGGCCCGTTAGAGGGGAGGCTTCAGGATGAGAAATGGCGCCGATCAATGGTTTGTATGGAAATGGCCATGAAGCACTgcggagggggggtactgtttGAATATTTACACAACATATTGTATGAATTGTCTGTTAAAACATTCAAACCTAATTTAAACATGAAACACTGGTTACTGACAAAATGCTGGGGAATAATATGTTTTATGGCCGACTGGTAATATCAGAACCATTAACACAGACAAGGTTGACTGATATTGTAAACACAGAAGTAATTTATCCGTTAGAGCTTTCAAAAATCCCCCaaatagaaatacaaattaatttgGGGAAAGTTACACTTAAATGTGCCAattaggtaaaaaaaatactgtaaatatgaaaGCTAAAGGAAAACATGGCTCATAGCTGGTGCCGCTGcagagtcagtgtgtgtgtgtttgtgtgtgtgtgtgtgtgagtgtgaaggaGGGTGAGGGCAGCAGTAAGGTAATGCTGCTGTTTTAGTCATCAGTGATATGAACTGCTGGGGTCCCTGAGTCAGCAGCTTGCGTTTATGTGAGCATCaactggcgtgtgtgtgcgtgtgtgaattctgtgtgtgtattgatgGCGGGGTCAACTCGGGGTCTTGCAAGAGACGAAACCTTGCAGGAGCTTGGGTTTGCAGATACCTCACAGGTCAGTGTCATCAATTATCAGCGGGGTTTCGCTTCTCTGGTGTCATATTTGTGCAGAGAGACGGATGAACATGTGGCGGTGACACTCACTCGCGACCTAGAGGTAAACGAAAGCATAACAAATTCACGACCCACACGAAGACaccaaatggaaaagaaaagaatgccatTTGGCGCAAATTTTCTTTTGATCACAAGAAATCAAATGGACCATCATCTATGAATGATACATCAAAGTGgttattttttctatattttgaattgtcaatgtatgttttttattgGATTTGTCCACTTAAAGCTTATGTGTTCATTAATAAATGCTTTAAAATGATAAACTGATGGTACCGTTCATTCACAAACAATTAACAAAGGTACATAAAACGTATGattgttttaaatatgaaaatagcagttaatacaaatgaagcatCCCATATTACTGATTTAAACATCTTCTGGCAGCGTCACAAACTTTAGACAATATATTATTGATATTAATATATACAGTCATATATAATAGTCTGTATTAAAAGGGCTTATGAAAGTGACCTTATTCTATCAGTCACTGATTATATATTAGTAAggtattttttacatttgaccatTTTTACAATATAAATCGTAGGTAAACATCTATTACCTTAAAGTCAGACCAGAAGTTTATCCACTTGTTCCTCATATGAAGCTAAGCTCCTGGTCCATGTCCTCCTTTGGCCGCTGAGGAAATCCTCATTTCTCTGATGAAATCACACAAGCTCTTAAGGGACAAATGACCAGCAGTCATCATCTCATTCTCCTTGTTGTTATTTGTCCGTGAGTCAGCTGTTAACACCCGAGAGACGCTTTCTCCTTCTGTCCTTCAAATCAGTTTAGAGAATCCCACTGACGACCTGCAGCCCCCTGCAACTCAGTGACATCTTGGAGATTTGTTTCACTGGACCTCgatgaaaaaaaatatgagTTGTCAATCgtaatacaaaaagaaaactacTCTATGGATGATGCTGGGGGGTAAAAGTACAGCGTGATGTTACCCCTGCAGATTCCCTCACAccatcagcgtgtgtgtgcatacacagCCGTGTGTTAGAGTGCAGGGTTACAGTGTAACTTTACCCCCCCTGCACACAGACAATAGACAGTCACCTCGCTGAGTGAGATAACACACAATTATAGCCGTGGAAGCTCCCCACCAGCAGGACACCACGGTTAGTCTGGAGTTTCAGACACTCAAGATGAACACCTGATCCTCTAACGCCTGTGTGCAATCCCATCTGCAGCCCGTGGACATGAacgaatgtgtgtctgtgtgtcactcACTTGTGGTTGGTGACTGAGCTTCTTCTTGTCCCATCCCTCGCTTCCTTTCCTTTCTATCCTCATATTAACTTTGTCCAGACGTCCCCTTTCCTCTGGGTTTTGTTTCTTATCTTTTCCTctatcctctcctcttctctcctctcctctccttcctatCTTCTCCCGCAGGCTCCGGTGGTATCTGTTGACCAGTCGCGTGTGTTTTTCCCCTGACACCTGAGAAGCAGTGGGGCCCACACCCTCTATTTTAACCACCTCGCTGCCAAATATTCTAGCTAATTATCCACCATGTCTATGTGATTGACCTGGAGCAGCAGCTCAGGGCTGATTCATCATAATTCAAAAGCAGTTGACATCGCATGAAAAAGGCAGATTTGAATTCCTGCAGCTTATTTTCTACCTCTGTGTAATAGGTAGCTCATGTTAATGTATCTACAGAGGCTTACTACCTATATTAAGTTATTTATGGACACTTTGTGTCACATACATATTGGAAAGaaacaatataaaaatgtaatattctaATGTAACGTTAGAACAAATAAGTATAAGGCTGCCAGTTCTAGTACATGGTATAAAAGATATTAGCAATATATGCACTTTACTATCATTGTGATAgtataaaaacatgtacttcTATATAGGATTTTCGCGCGAATGATAAATGAATCGTCCTCCATCGATTGTCTCTCCTGGAATCCATCCACCGGGCATCTACTAGTCGTGTCTGCTGGTTGGAATGCGGCGCATGCGCAGTTCCACTTTTCGCAAATGCCGATGTGGCCGCGACGTTAAACTTTTATTTCGCCTCGAGGTTTTTAACAACACGCCGTCGCTATGAATCTTTTTATTCTGGTTTTCTTCATCGTCTGCTGCTCTGTCACGGCAGGAGAAGACGAGAGACTACCGAATAAATGCGAAGGtacgacgaagaagaagaagaagcgacgCTGTTATGAAGCTGTTCGTGCCCCTTAACGTTAATAACGTTGTGTTAAAACACGCATAACATAGTTGTTACATCTGTGTTTCCACCTGTCGGTCAGTGTGTAAGTTCTTAACGGTGGAGCTGCAGGACGCGCTGGAGAAAACGAGTCGCTCCAAGGAAGTTCTGGAGGTCGGAGAGGTGCTGGACACGggcaggagaagaaggaagatcaAGTACAACACGTCGTGAGTTAAATCCGTGCGATGTCCCTTTACCAGCAGGAGAAATATACCTCTGGGGTGATCAATAAAtgcgtcatttaaaaaacaacaacaacaacaacaccgcaGGGAAACGCGGCTGACCGAGGCGGTGGACGACATATGTGAACGCGTCCTGCAGTACAACGTGCACGCGGAGAGGCCCGGCAGCCTCCGGTACGCAAAGGTGACACGTGTCCTTGTGTtggaaaaacataacaaataaataaataaaagaccccccgccgcccccccggacTCATGCCGTTCTTTGCAGGGTACCAGTCAGACGATGGAGACTCTGAAGAACCTGGTCCACAAAGGAGTGAAAGTGGACCTGGGTCTGCCGTACGAGCTGTGGGACGAACCCTCCGTGGAGGTGTCAGACATGAAGAAACAGGTACGGGACGTGTGCGCGTGAGATCGTTTGGCTACAAATGTTTGTAGTAAAGCG
This window harbors:
- the cnpy4 gene encoding protein canopy 4, coding for MNLFILVFFIVCCSVTAGEDERLPNKCEVCKFLTVELQDALEKTSRSKEVLEVGEVLDTGRRRRKIKYNTSETRLTEAVDDICERVLQYNVHAERPGSLRYAKGTSQTMETLKNLVHKGVKVDLGLPYELWDEPSVEVSDMKKQCETMLEQHEEVVEDWYFHHQDQRLEDFLCRSHVLKASEQECMKEAWKGDMGTKGGREGDNGDTTHDAAEL